The Sciurus carolinensis chromosome X, mSciCar1.2, whole genome shotgun sequence DNA segment gtgattccaaagtcccttgATTCACTCcaagaatattttacaaacacCTCCTTTGTGCAGGGTCCCATGACAGACGCCATGGGTGTTACAAACTTGAGGAAGGCCTTGACTTTCCCCCTAAAGGGACTGTGCTTTTCTAGAAGAGTTCAATCATGGCCAACATATCATTAATTCAGGATATCCTGGGGAAGGGGGAGCAGATACAGAATAGAAGGCTGCCCAGAGGCAGCAAGTTTTGAACCAGACCGTAAAGGAAAGATTTGGATGGGTCTTACAGAGATGTTCCCTACCATCCCAACATCCCCCTTCAGGTTGTGTGGTTTGGCCACCCCTCCCATCCTGATCTGGATGATGGCTCTATTAATAGAAAAGACTTGGTCACTTATGTTGACTGACAGAAAAGtgggatgagaaaagagagaaccTTTCCCTGAGAAAATTGAAATCCTGTCTTGTGCCAACAACCCAGCCTGGAAATAATCAGATGATCTGAAGATCAAATGGATACGATGGTTGGATATGGAAGAAAGGCACCAAGTACACACCAGAAATTAGGAGTGTGACCTCCTGGATAGGTTTGCATCCCCAGGCAGTCTCAAGAAGATGACTAAGGCTGTGGAAACCATCCCATGTATTTCTAGGTAACATGCTTGTCATACAGAGAACACACATATGGGAGCTGAGAGGCAATTTTCCCTATTTCGCTTCAGGGAGTTTCACGAAGCTTCCTGAAGGTACACCTACTCagttttccctttctcctttgtaAGCTGGTGccaattttttcccttcccagggTCTTGGAACCACCTCCAACCATCTGGGGAGATATCATGCTGCCACAGTGAAAGAACCATCTCTTTTGGGATCTTCTATACATCTTCACAATACCTTGCTACATGACAATCCCAGTGTCCAGTCCTACCTactagtaaaaagaaaataatccaggAGTGACCTTCATTGCCAGATACTATAATATTGACAGTAATCAATCAATCAGATTTCATTCCCAGTGATAAGTGCAGGAGAAAACTGGAGAGGAAATAGTTGAGTATAAACTAGACTTTGGGCAAACATATCAGAACACTGATACTCTATATGGCTGGTAGGATTTAGTTTCCAGAGATACTGGATAATCCCCTCTCCCATGGAGCACAGGAATAATGGGGTATGAAGCACAAGGATGTGAATCATGGATAGTTCTGTTATAGTTGGATTTCTTCAAGCAAGCAACAGACAAATCAAAGTTCCAAGGGGTATTCCACTGATACTTGGAATACACACAATCATTTTGGTAAGTGAATATATATGGTTAAATGAATAGTTAATCAGTTTATATAGATGTTGAAGAGGATGGGAAGGCACTGACCAGGGAAgtggggaagaaatgaaaacacaaagagaATTACATGCTTGTATGGAATGCAGAAAGTCCATATAGTAAAGAATATTAGTAATAATGAGTAATCATCAGTAGTAGTAATTATGGTCCCCATCTGCTTTATAGATCCTTTTGCCATTCTGCCCCACTGCAAAAATTTCATTCCTCTGAAGGGTAGGTGCACatgagtgtgcacacacacccaaGTGCCATATTTGTCAGagttctccagaaaaacagaactgaTAGCATATATAAGATAAggtttatatattatgtataatatgtattatataataaattatgtataaaataagGTAATGGTCTGTGAAATTATGGAGGTGGACAAGTCCCATGATCtgctctctgcaagttgaaaacACAGGAAGGAAGGTCAGTGGTGTAGttcaaaggcctgagaaccaaaCAGCCAGTGGTAGAGATCCAGTCTGAGTATGAAGGTCTGAGAACCAGTAGTGCAGAGAGCAAAATTTCAATGTCCCAGTTAAAGTAGTCATGCAGAGAGAATAAATTCTCCATTATCTACCTTCTTGTTGTATTTGGGTCATTGATGGATGGGATGATGCCCACCCACATTGAGGAGAGCAATCCACTTTACTCTATTGATTTCTGGAAACACCTTCACAAACACacctagaaataatttttaaccaGCCATCTGAATATCCCATGaaccagtcaagttgacacaaaatattaactctcacacacacacaaccctacCTCTGTCACTGTATATCCTGGTTTCCTAGTGACCTCCCTTCACTTTCAGTTAAACTCCTAGTTTCTTCAGAGCTCTGCTGAAGTACTTCATCATGAACACACTTCCAGGCACCAATtcactcctctcctccctcttcctagCTCATAATTTTCTCTTGTGCTCCCATAGCACTTTTTTTCTCATCCCCATTTTAGCACTTGACACCTGTGCCATCATTATTCAATATCTGTCTTCCCTTATAGGTAATACAATAGAGCAAGCCAACAGTGCTTAGACATCTGTGAGTCCCTAGTAACAAGCAAAGTTCCCAGAACAGGGTAAATGCCCAATAAAGGTCAATGAATGATTGAAAGACTAAGGTCTGAAAGGTTCAACATGAAGTTTCATGAGTTAACAGATGTTGTATATAttgcttgtttgctttttagTTGAGCAGTCAATGCTGTTCAAAGTGACTTAAGAATTAGTCCTTATGAGTAGTCTGCATGGAACAACtatagaggaaatattttcttaaaagttgaAAAACATCGATTTAGTATAAACTGAAGTGGAATCTGCTAAAATGTGTTGCAACTGATGGTGGTAAAAATTATGTGTGGAGCAGAAAAAGGGTTTGTGAACAAacacaaaatttttgaaaatagagtATTTAACCCCTATGGtctattcattttgttatttttcttcagttatattgcagaaaacattttaatccCTCATGTGCTATTTAGCTAGTTGTGTTGATGTGCAACTTCACTTACTTTCATGAACATAACCATTGCTGTTCAATGAACTTCTAAGTTCGCCCTTCCACAGCAATTGTATGGATGAACAGTGGTAAAGGaaatttttgtatgtgatgtgttttattttagcTCTGGACtgatattgaattatttttgatCAAGAAAACTAtctcttaattattattattatcactgaaTGGCtttggaaattaatatttttgtaagcCTGTTAATGTTTCTTGATGAATTCAACCTAAATTTACAAGGTAAACAGTGCTTATATGAGATTTATACTGGGTAAAGTCATCTCAATGGCAATTAGTGTTGGTTGAATCAAAGTAATGTCAGGTTGCTTTAATGTACTTCTCACATGAATGTGCAGTGGATATTTTATCCAAGTTCAGACTAAAGTTTCAGTATTTTCCCCAGACTTCTATACAAGTACAAATGAAATTTCCATATTTCAAACCACTTAACTGTACATTTGAGGAACTTCCACCTAACTGTAAATTGGAAGTGATTAATCTGCAGTGTAATGACATGCTAAAAGGCACACGCCTAGAGAAGAAGATTGAACTTTGTAAATGTCTTCTAAGAGATGAATATGCTCAATTAAAACTGTATGCTTGTGAATTGATTTCAGTGTTTGAAAGTACTTCTCTCGGATTGGTATTAGTGTTTGCCAATATGTATTTGTGTTAAAGGATATTTTCAAAGATGAACAATGTAAAATCTCATTACAGATAAACAGATGAACATTTACAATCAATTTTGATGATAGAGAACATTAATATTGAAACTTAAGTGAATGTTATCCTCCCAAAAGTTTCATTCTCATCTTTAACAAGCCTATATTATCTTCAAAATGTATGCAATTATCATTATGTTTTTagtttcaacaataaaaatatttgtggaaatttgttttttctcctgtTATACAAGTACTTTCATAATAACCTCGATTCTGCCTCTGGACCCTGCAGAAACTAATGTTTACTCTCTGCCTTTGACAGAGTAAGTTTCCCCAACTCAAGGTGCCTTCAAGTAAGATCATTACACTTTCGCCAATAATaatcaaatcaaaataaacaGTACTGGCATGGGCCTAAGGGTTTGCCTTCGTTACTAAGGCTCCAAAAATAAAGGTAGGTGATTCTCAATAGTCCTAGAACCTAAGGGCCTTGATCATTCATTGGATGTGGGGCACGTCAATCTTCACTTTTCAGCAAATGAGCTTAGAGCTTGTTATGAAGGGACACAGCCCCCTGTTGACCCTTCTGACCCGTCCTGTCCCCTGTCTCTCGAAATTTTTCGTTTCTAGTGGGGGTCTTCTGAGGTTCAAACTTAGCAGACAGCTCCTGGAACCTGGGATTGTCTCCCTGCCCTTTGTTTAGTGGAGCCTCTTTAGGCACCACTGTAGATTGTCCCCTCAGTGGGCGGGTCATCCACGCTCCCCTCCCCTCAGATTCCACTGCCAACCACCTTCCCTCAACGGCAGCCAGTCAGGCCGTTACCATCTTCACTGTCCTCATTACCCCAGTTCGATTGCAGCCCAGTTGAGGTACCGACTGGTGTCATGTCTACCACAGGGGATCGAGACCCAACCCAAGAGGGCCCAGATGGAGAGTGGATCGGGGCGGCTGGAGTGGGTGAAGAAATGGGCCTCGATTTGGGCCCAGACGAGGGAGACCTGGTACCTGAGGCCATGGAAACCGAGATAGCGGGGCCTGAGTTTGTGGAGATCCTGGAGCCCGAGGGAGGccctgaggaggaagagggtgcTCCGGCCCTAGTCCTGGCCAGAGCCCCGGACGGCGGGAATGAAGAGGAAGACTCGGACATTGGGCCGGCAGAGGAGGGGGGAGAGGACCTGGCGGAGAACCAGGAGATCCTCATAGATGCCCGTCAGTTCCCCATGGTTGGCTTCCGGTTCATGTTCCTGGATCTTGTCCACTCGCTTCTGCACCGCATCTATTACAACGACCACATCCTGATCCGGCCCTACCGTGGCCCTGTGATGGTTCGATCCCGCTCGCCACTGCCGGACGGCTCAGGCGAGCTCCCAGTGCTCCATGTACCCCAGAGGCCGAATATGAGGGGCCAGTCCCAGGAGGGCCAAGATGAGGGCCTTCGCCTGGGCCTAGACTTGCCTGAGGTAGCCACCTCGGTCCTGGAGTTCCAGGAGCCAACAGACATCGCTGAGGCAGTTCAAGATTCTGTGGAGCAGACAGAGACAgtggcagaggaggcagaggagatgATAGAACAGGCCACAGAAATAAGAGGTGAGGAATGGGTGGTGGGGCAGCTGCATAGGCACTTGTTTGTGGGTGGTGGCAGGGAGCCAGGATGTGTGCTGGCATAGGGAAGTGGCAAGGCCCAGGCCTCGGGTGAGAAAGTGGTGGGTCCTGACCTCCTCCAAATTAAGACTGAATGTGCTGTTTAGAAGCCCGATTCAAAGCAACCTTTACGGTTTTGAGGAAACGTGCTGCCCTCTACCAACCTGTGTTTAATAAGAGCTGAGATTATCAATGCAATTTGTGAGCCAACAGATGAACGTCAGTGGGAAATAAGGTGTTCAGGAGGAAACGAAGGAAAcctgaaggaaaagaacaaagggtGCACCTCCTCTTCGGTTCATGgcttttaaaagtgaaaaggatCTTAGAAAGTTGACCCCTAGAAATGATTTGGGAGCACTTGGTACAAAGGACATATTCTGGGGTTGAGGAAACAATTGGCTTCACTGCAGAATTTGTCTGTGACACAAACAAATATTTTCCCAACAAAGGTCTGACCAAAACATTGAAAATGCAAACTGACCCAATGATTTGGTCCTTTCTTCCCCAAAGGAGAAGTGATCAGCAGCATTAGGTGGGAGATTTCCTGGGAGGAGGGGAACATGTCACTGTGGAAATGATCAAGCAGCAGAAATATGAGGGCCACGGGAGGGTGATGCCAACCAGCAGGAAGGTGCCCAGCCATGTTTTCTTAGCTGCTTCTATCCTGCTGTTTCATTGGGAGAGGACAGATGTTGCTGCTGGGTATGAACAGGGCTGGTTTTTCCATGAGTATCTGATCCCACTGTTTGTATTATTCTTCACTAAAGAAATAACTAAATATCAGTATGGTAACTGGACTGAAGAGGAAGAACATGTCAGaggtgaagaagagaaagaagcagaggaagaaaaagagaaggaaaatgaagaacaagaagGACCTGAAAGGGATCCAGATCCAGTGGATGGTAACCCTGAAAACCCAGGTATCTGTGTATAGCTTTGGGTATCACTCAACAATTCTGGCATTTATCTGCTACTGAcatctttatgttttttaattctaGGAAATCGAGAAAAAGTTTActtaaaatcacattaaaatttgatttaGCCTACTTTGAATGTTACTAGAATACTCATGTACCTAGTAGTATAAAGTAAACCATATTGTGATATATACTTCACAGTTACTCATATGTTCTTATGAGGTTTTTTGTTCTCTGGCAGCAGCTAAAGTGGCTGGGCCAGGCACTAGTGAGGTCTTTATTACTTGGCTATTGAATTGGAGTCTCCTGTTCTATCAGGCAATGCCTTATAGAATATGACTATTAACAAGTAGCAAAAGTTAGGAATTTCAAGTAGGACCACATTTAATGGTTAATATCTATATATTTGTTTAGTTgttgaattttgtattttatgttagTCAGAAGAAAGAAACTTGGTTATAGTACGATTATTTATCACTGAGATGGTAAGTCTTAAGCTATATTTTATCTTTGAGCATgttaaattatcaatatttttcttttcttttttgcatttcacAGTTGTGTATTTCACAACAGCCTCTTTCTCATATGGTAGATGTGAAAACTAAGGGTCTGGGAGGGTAAAGGAGTATCATTTGGGGAATGAGCACAGGATTTTAAAGCCTGAGAGATTCATTTATATGACAGAATGGCCTTTcaggtaaaacaaacaaacaaaacacacacacacaccaagaatGGCTGGTGTTTGGCAagagggatacaaggttggtgtGATCACATAATTGATGCCCTCAGTTGCATGAGTACCCTGATACCCAAGGGTTTGAGTTACCAGAGGAAAATGTGCTGTTCTGTACTTATTGAGATACAGGACAAATGCAGTAGGCATATGTAGAGCCTATTTTCTTAGATATAGAAAGCAATTAATATTgtataattgtttttttctctcattgtATTCATAgtttgaaatagaaaaggatgaaaaaggaagaaagaatctgATCTTCACtctttttatatgtttacttTTCAGAAGTCCAAGACAATTTTATCAATATAGATTTCATTCCAAAGTTCATCACCTCAAGAGTGATATCCAATTTTACCtgacttttctatttatttattacactATTCTATTTGTTTATTAAGTTTTAGTGGAATTTATTCAAGTGAACAAATTAATTTGCTTTCAATGACTAAGTTGAAAtataggtatatttttaaaaaggtaacacTCAAATCTATTTTACCTCTTTTATCTTCATTTGAAATGGATCACATTCTACCACTTGGTAAACTAATGAAGTCTTTTATAGCAGACTAAACAATTAAAATGTAAGTTTAAAACTGTTTTATAAGGAAAGAGATTGAGGTCAAAGCTTTAGTTAAAACTATACTATTCATTTTATTAGTCACTTAGCCATGTGTGGCCCTGAAATGTGATTAGTCTGATACCCAAGGGTTTGAGTTACCAGAGGAAAATGTGCTGTGTGTGTAGAATAAGTCTAACATAATTCTATGTATTCACATGAGAAAAACCtaaatgaatctcaccattgaaTACACCCaaaagaatgggattctaattgtAATAAGATATATCCCATGTGTGTACAATTTGATCAAAATGTATTATCTTGTATacctaagaagaaccaataaaaaaagaaacatcaccTGACTCTTTGAAGTTTGTCCAAAGTGTTTTAGTAGTTCATGGATCCAGGTGTTCATGGAGTAATAGAAGCTCATAAGGGGTTACAAGGGTTCTAAATTTGTTTGAGCCTAGGAAACAAGGTTGTGATGACTGAAATTCCCTCACATGTGAATTCTCCTGTTATAGAAAAGTAGTAAACATAAAAAGGTGTAAAAGAgtataaaaacaaagtaatttaTTCAAGATTCTTTGTCCATGTTGTTGATTTCATCTGTATCTCTCAATGCCAATTCATTTTCTCaataaatcttaataaaatatacttCTTTCAAGCCATCAAAAAAAGATGTACTTTGTGAAAAACAATGTAaactatctcaataataactaatgacatgttgaaatgatatttggttaaacaaaatacaatattaaaatgatgttcatcagtttctttaaaaatttttaatgtggctactagaacATGGATAGAGTTATATGTGTATTGGATAGTGCTGCTCTAGAGCATGGTTTTAAAGGAAACTTCACTGGTGGCTGGAGTTGTCTAGAGGTCACATGTTGCTGCTGAGGTTGGGTCCAGACTTTGATTTGGAGTGGTGGCTAAGTGTAGTCTCTGGACTAGCAGCATCAGCATTACTTATATGCTTGGAagaaatgcacattctcaggTCACATGCACAATCTCTGAATGAGCAACTCCAGGAGTGGGGACCACCTCTGTGTTTTAACCAGTCCTCCATGGGATTCTGATGTATACCATGATTTGAGAATCACTGGTTTAGAGCAACACGGGAAGCAGATGACACTCACCTAAGATAGGACCAGCCTTAATTCAGGTAAACATTCAGGGATGGCAAGGGCTGAGCTGGGAGGAAACATAGAGGGACAAAGATTGGGAAATGGCAGCAAAAAATGCATAAGGGAAAAAGCTGGTTCCAGAGGGATATAACATGATACCACACATGTGAAATCTTAAAACCATGCAAAATGATCATCATATATTGATTTGTGCATACAAATATCGAGTAGAAAGCATGCATAAGAAGGCAGCATGGTTGGGAAAGATAAACACCTCATTCAGGGTGGGGGTTATCTTCTGGGGCAAGAAAAGAAGGCAGATTTTACTGGGGAGGGCTTTACAGTGGGTGTCAACTCTACTTTAAATGTTGCATTACTTAACCTGGGTGGTTGGTAGATACATGCTTGTGATAATGTTCTATATACCTTTGTATAGGTCTGAAATATAAGTTAATACAAAacgaaataaattttaaaaatgaaagaaagaatgggcTTAATCTCTAGACTCTGTTGAAGTGGAAACAAAAGTGAAGTCATATTTGACCAGAGTAGGGGATCGGAGGGCGGAGAGGGCACGGGAGTTTGAGATTAGATAGCCTCATTTCTGCATTTAGCGTCTTCTCAAGTACTCTCTTGCTAGCACTGATACTTTCTCTCATACTGTGGGAGTATGTCTCAAATTATAACTTTTACTAgcattactttttaatataattttagatgttgatggaccttttttttattacttatatgtggtgctgagaattgaacccagtgcctcacacatgctaggcaagtgctctaccactgagccacaaccccagctccactagcattatttttaattgaagtgAAATTTACATAACcaaattaatgattttaaagtaaacatttcaggtctggggttgtggctcagtggtagagcgcttgcctggcatgtgtgaagcactgggtttaatcctcagcatcgcataaaaaaacaaataactaaagatattatgtccatctacaactaaaaataaagcaagtaaGTAAACATTTCAGTGAGGATTAGTGTATTCATGATTCTATGAATTACCACCTCTAtttaattccaaaacattttcatcacccccaaatcCTCTATCCATTAAGAAGTCACTCTTCATTTCCTGCTGGACCCCAGTCTCTGGCAACCACAAATTTGTTTTCTgcctctatggatttgcctattctggacatttcatataaatagcaTTTGCATCTGGTTTattcacttaccataatgtttATAAGGTTCATCTACTTTATAGTATATAtcattttttcattccttttttgactgaataatattccattatatgtacaTTCTGCAGTTTGTTAATCCATCCTtattttgatggacatttgggttgtttccacctttgggCTATAGTGAACAGTGCTGCTATAATCATTTGCTTCCAAGTATTTATGcaatatttaaatatgtgtgtatcTACTCCCCTCACCATCTCACCTCCTGCATTGGAAACTTCTGAATGATCAGGACTTTAAAGGGTTTTATTTATCTTCCTGTCCCAAAGTCCTAGACACTGAGTTTtccacatagtaggtgttcaattaAAGTCTATTAAACTAAACTTAGCACTTTCATGACCCCTTTTTATTGTCTCCAGGGTTGATATTTTAAAGTGTACTATCATATAGGAGTCCTTATGGCTAGAACTACACAGTGAGACAGAAGCACAGGGCCCCTTATCACCATTACTTGAATTGAAAGGGCAGGATTGTTTTCCATATAGTGTTACTTGAGGGTCTTCAAATTGGTTCTGACTTGTTAGTGTTTGTGTTTCATAAGTTGTTAATATGCTATTGCTCTTAGACTTAGGCAAGAATGATGTATGTGCTGAGCTCCATTCTTTAGAGGACCCACTTTGGCCCTATCATCCATGCCCCTATCTATAGGGCCAGGAACAAGGGTTAGTTCCTTGCTAGGCCATGTTCCAGGAAGCTGGGACCTCTGAATAGTTTCAAGTCTGCTGTCAGGGTCTTTGTGCTCCTCTTGGAGCTGTCCTTGGGAAGTTGATTATTCTATCAGGGTATCTGCTCCCAGAACTAAGGGGTGGCTATATGCCTGGAACAGGGAATGGGGCCTGGTCTTGGAGACAGGCCAGAATCAGGGTCAGGGGAGCAGGAATGGGAAGGAGGATCACACCAATGTGACAGGACTTTGAGGAGTCTGAGAATTTGAAAATCCAATCTGACCCTTCAGGTCATTATTAAGGTACATTTGTCATGTACTATTAGTTGATTTAAACATAGATCCCCAACTGAACTCTTATCTTAACCCAGTTAAACATCTGGTTGGTCAGGCTAAATATCTGGTCTAAAAcccttttccttcccttactCCAAGCCACACCTTCTTGCCTAAGTACAGTGGCCCCATGTTTCCAAAAATACTGGTTCTAGGAACTCACCTTGCTGTAAGACTTAGAACTAGTCCCTGAGCTAGGCTAAAGGACAACCACCAACCATCATGTCCCTTCCACTCACCCAGCTGCACGCCTCCACCCATCTCTCTCTTTGTTCCCTGGCTAGTCATACACAAAACCTCTTCACTATCAGTACTCCCCAATACAAGTGCCCACCTGGAGCCACTGGCTTGGTCAGGCACACCTGTGTCGAGGCCCTTTTTGTGCAGCACAAGTTCTTAAGAACACTTTACTCCTCTGGCAACCTTCTGGTCTGAGTTGCCAAGATTCTACTTGACTTCCCTCCCCAAGTCACCAACAGACTGAGACAGACTACCAAACAggctttgttgaatttatttggTTTGCACATATCAAAAATCAAGAAAGTTAAAAGAAGCTGAAATCTTACCAAAATATGCCTTAGGCATTAATAATCCTCAAactcttcattttaaaacagaGCTTTGTTAACAGTGGAAAAGAAATTGTTAATAGAGAGTTGTCAGAGTGAGAGTAACGAAATAGAAGTCCATtcagaaaagtaagaaagaaggTATAACAGCTACTCTTCCAGGATTACCTGGATACAGGGTATCTACTTTAATAAACTACACTGTTCACTATGGAgacacaaaggaaataaatcaaaTCAATTGAAAATCTAGCATAGTCAAAAAGGCTAAGCTACAATATCAGGAAAAATAGgtattttatagagaaaatgCAAAATCCAGCATGTGTTTGTACAGTGTCACCTTATACCACCATCAGCAAAACCCAGCACCAGGTATTTAAGTTAGCTCTTGCATCTCATTACCTCTCTGGACAGTTTTGCATGGGGCAGCACCCCACTAGAGTGTAAAGGTGCAATTAAATTTCTAAGCCTACATTTCTGTTTAAGCACAGTAGCTCCAGTGACAGAGGATGATAGAGTGATTGCTATCCTGAGAAGTTGTTTCTAGGGAAATGAGCTAAGTTTATTGCCCAGGTATCTAAGGGAGCTCCCCCTAAATGTTTGGTGGACTTGGCTGTGGAACAAAGGGAAAGGACATGGATAAGATTTAAGTGCCTTCTGGCGCACCTGGATGAGGCTCTAGGGTGGTCTGCACCTTGGAAAATGAGCCAATTGAAAACTGATTGGGGATCAAGATGCCCACGTCTAAGGAGTAATCCTTAGCCTGGGAGTTTTTAGTGGAGACCATGCCACCAGAGAAGACTCCAGCAGGATGGGAATTGAGCAGTCAAAAATGTGCTGGGCTTGGCACCCTCCCCTCCCTGTGACCTACCCTCTCATCCTGATTCTTCCTTTCCCACTCTGCCTTTTTGCACTCCTTCTTCCTCATGTTGGGGGTGAGCGGATCACTGGGTGGGGGCTCTCTGGCCTAGTAACTTAGGAAGTGCCTGTCCCTAGGAATGAGGGCGGGGAGAGGCTGGTTTCATCACTGGTGGCAGGAAGTTAACTTCTCTGTGGCTTTGTCATGGCGGCATTGCTTTGGACTAAATCTTCATGAAGCAGACTGCTAAGGGGAAGGAATTAAGGCTACATGGAATTCTCCATTATAAGACTGGAGTCAAAGGGGACAGGAGCTCTTTATGGCCCCAGACATGCATTGAAGTAGCAAGATGGTGAGCTCGCCACCTGCCTGATAGAAACAACAGCTTTTGGCATCTGTAGAACATTGAACAGGGACTTAGTGCTTAAGCAACAGGATATGATGATGGGAGGCACATTTACATTTCTGGGCAACTGGAGAGGGTCACAGAGGTGTTGGGACAAGAAGCCAAAAAACAGTGGACTGACCATTTAGTGAGGTAGGATAATTTCCAAGAAGCATTCTGCTCATAGAGACGTGTACACGTCTGCCAGGGCTGCCACAGATTGAGATGGGGCCTGTGCAAACAGGGAGCTCTGTGTAAGTGCTCTGTGTTACTGACACCCAAACTGAAAGCACTGGGGGCCCCCAGGGACATGTGGAAGGTGTTTCAAGAAGTAGTGGGCTGATTGGAAGACTGGCCTTTGCAAAATTTTTCTTGGAGACTCAAACTTTCCACTTCCACCAACCAAG contains these protein-coding regions:
- the Ct47c1 gene encoding cancer/testis antigen family 47 member A11, whose product is MSTTGDRDPTQEGPDGEWIGAAGVGEEMGLDLGPDEGDLVPEAMETEIAGPEFVEILEPEGGPEEEEGAPALVLARAPDGGNEEEDSDIGPAEEGGEDLAENQEILIDARQFPMVGFRFMFLDLVHSLLHRIYYNDHILIRPYRGPVMVRSRSPLPDGSGELPVLHVPQRPNMRGQSQEGQDEGLRLGLDLPEVATSVLEFQEPTDIAEAVQDSVEQTETVAEEAEEMIEQATEIREITKYQYGNWTEEEEHVRGEEEKEAEEEKEKENEEQEGPERDPDPVDGNPENPGICV